The following coding sequences are from one Lolium rigidum isolate FL_2022 chromosome 6, APGP_CSIRO_Lrig_0.1, whole genome shotgun sequence window:
- the LOC124663265 gene encoding LOW QUALITY PROTEIN: uncharacterized protein LOC124663265 (The sequence of the model RefSeq protein was modified relative to this genomic sequence to represent the inferred CDS: inserted 2 bases in 1 codon; deleted 1 base in 1 codon; substituted 1 base at 1 genomic stop codon): MDFFPRGLDLSPDHSPASHSSRLHPSPRSLTTRPRAPEAXRGAAARDRTVKGDRPPQLGYRRCXRRASAHQAMDAGGGGLGGFQWTAEEASTIGGIATVSLLHSFIPTHWLPFSIVGRAQRWPLSRTLLVTAFGAVLHVVSTALLGITAVTMANTIAGEETVHKLASLLLIFLGAGYIVLFALGKGGHSHAHNHPMEKMAVAGLVLVPALSPCATTLPVFLAVGNSSSMMILAIIVLLFSTITVMTSLVALSFYGASQIKFHWVERYDKVLVGSVLCLVGVLTYVFHHHDGDEHSLHAHVHRKLVGS, from the exons ATGGACTTCTTTCCTCGAGGCCTCGACCTCTCACCGGACCATTCGCCCGCTTCGCACTCCAGTCGCCTCCATCCCTCTCCCAGATCCCTCACCACACGGCCGCGC GCACCGGAGGCGTAGCGAGGAGCGGCCGCGAGAGATAGAACCGTAAAAGGGGACAGGCCGCCGCAGCTCGGGTACCGGCGGTG CCGTCGCGCGTCGGCGCATCAGGCGATGGACGCTGGCGGCGGGGGCTTGGGCGGGTTCCAGTGGACCGCGGAGGAGGCGTCCACCATCGGGGGCATCGCCACCGTGTCGCTGCTGCACTCCTTCATCCCCACGCACTGGCTCCCCTTCTCCATCGTCGGCCGCGCGCAGCGCTGGCCGCTCTCCCGCACCCTCCTCGTCA CTGCATTTGGAGCTGTCCTACATGTTGTATCTACCGCTCTTCTTGGGATAACTGCAGTTACTATGGCAAATACTATAGCAGGcgaggaaacagtgcacaagcttGCCTCCCTGTTGCTAATTTTTCTCGGAGCAGGTTATATTGTGTTGTTTGCGTTAGGAAAAGGTGGTCATAGCCATGCTCATAATCATCCAATGGAGAAGATGGCAGTCGCTGGTCTTGTACTTGTACCTGCATTGTCACCCTGTGCAACTACTCTTCCAGTGTTTCTTGCTGTTGGCAACTCATCTTCGATGATGATTCTGGCGATCATTGTACTTCTCTTCAG TACCATCACGGTGATGACCTCTCTTGTGGCCCTCTCATTCTATGGTGCTAGCCAGATCAAGTTTCACTGGGTGGAACGCTACGACAAGGTACTCGTTGGCTCAGTGCTGTGCCTCGTTGGGGTTCTGACATATGTGTTCCATCACCATGACGGCGACGAGCATTCTCTCCATGCACATGTGCACAGGAAACTCGTTGGTTCATAG
- the LOC124666223 gene encoding uncharacterized acetyltransferase At3g50280-like: MGAGAAYTVRTVSRRMVRPTYGAMPLPSSEDIQLTPWDLYCLSIKYIQKGILLPRPPAGGEANLVDTLASSFSRALGRYYHFAGRLAVEEHGDGTVTIPLRPTGEGAELVHAVAPGVAVADIVGSVVQEFLPLNGVCNADAAIDPSLPVLCAQVTELDDGLFIGMSMNHTVGDGAGFWDFLNAWSAIHRGDEEHMRAPAPVHRRWFVDTSPVPIPVPFSTLKHAVRRLEAPPERLAHGFFTFSAASVKKLKARANDEMLKAGEAATISSLQALVAHLWRAVSGARGLPPGQATSCSLLTGCRGRMRVIPAGYVGNAITLSMTPSCTVGETLDKGLGWTAWQLNRAVGSFDEVKVREWLDRWAREPCFSSPASSSRSRCALLITSSPRFDVYGNDFGWGKPVGLCSGPADKTDGKVSVFEGPEREGSMSLEVSLLPEAMERLVADHEFMEAVAIPRP, from the coding sequence ATGGGAGCGGGCGCGGCTTACACCGTCCGGACCGTGTCCCGGCGCATGGTCCGGCCGACGTACGGTGCCATGCCTTTGCCGTCGTCGGAGGACATTCAGCTGACACCGTGGGACCTCTACTGCCTCAGTATTAAGTACATCCAAAAGGGGATACTCCTGCCCAGGCCTCCAGCCGGCGGTGAGGCCAACCTAGTCGACACCCTCGCGTCCTCCTTCTCTCGCGCCCTGGGCCGCTACTACCACTTCGCTGGCCGGCTCGCCGTCGAGGAGCACGGCGACGGCACGGTCACCATCCCTCTGCGCCCCACTGGGGAAGGCGCCGAGCTAGTCCACGCGGTGGCGCCCGGCGTGGCCGTGGCGGACATCGTCGGCTCGGTGGTCCAGGAATTTTTGCCCTTGAACGGGGTGTGTAACGCGGACGCGGCCATCGATCCGTCGCTCCCCGTGCTGTGTGCGCAGGTCACCGAGCTCGACGACGGCCTCTTCATCGGCATGTCGATGAACCACACTGTCGGCGACGGGGCGGGCTTCTGGGACTTTCTCAACGCATGGTCGGCGATTCACCGTGGCGACGAGGAACACATGCGTGCCCCGGCGCCGGTGCACCGGAGGTGGTTCGTCGACACGAGCCCCGTGCCGATCCCCGTGCCCTTCAGCACGCTGAAGCACGCTGTCCGGCGGCTCGAGGCCCCGCCGGAGCGACTGGCACATGGCTTCTTCACCTTCTCCGCCGCTAGCGTGAAGAAGCTCAAAGCGAGAGCGAACGATGAGATGCTCAAGGCAGGGGAAGCAGCCACGATCTCCTCGCTCCAGGCCCTGGTCGCGCACCTGTGGCGTGCAGTCTCCGGGGCCCGAGGCCTCCCGCCTGGGCAGGCGACGTCCTGCTCCCTGCTCACTGGATGCCGGGGCCGCATGCGCGTCATCCCGGCGGGCTACGTGGGAAACGCCATCACGCTCAGCATGACACCGAGCTGCACCGTCGGCGAGACCCTAGACAAGGGGCTGGGCTGGACGGCGTGGCAGCTCAACCGTGCCGTGGGGTCGTTCGACGAGGTAAAGGTGCGGGAATGGCTGGATCGCTGGGCCCGGGAGCCCTGCTTCTCTTCCCCGGCATCTTCGTCCCGCAGCCGGTGTGCACTGTTGATCACGAGCTCGCCGCGGTTCGACGTGTACGGCAACGACTTCGGGTGGGGAAAGCCGGTAGGCCTGTGTTCCGGCCCCGCGGACAAGACGGACGGCAAAGTGTCGGTGTTCGAGGGGCCGGAGCGGGAAGGGAGCATGTCACTGGAGGTGTCCTTGTTGCCCGAAGCCATGGAGAGGCTCGTCGCCGACCACGAGTTCATGGAAGCTGTGGCCATACCGCGGCCGTGA